A stretch of the Rhizomicrobium sp. genome encodes the following:
- a CDS encoding serine hydrolase domain-containing protein, with protein MGDDAGRTPEQKALRGINGVSHGGDFAPIRLSLGPWPLELRLDQEVAVQSAWMDDLGARLAAEMRRHKVPGASLAVLTGDKVYLAAAGVADIETGCNVTKQTSFPIGSTTKAMTATLVMQSVERGRIDLDAPVQRYLPDFRLAGPSHGITVRHLLAHTSGIKGDFFIDVGDGDDALARYVTALRNVPTLYEPGRFYSYCNAGYAVLGRICEVVEQSVWDDLLRDRLFGPAGMDRSASRTVEAAALDAAAGYDRDGGELRPAVKSTRSSGPAGSTVIGTAEDLIRFARVHLLGGTTVLRDDTILAMQVPQVPVPGGYFADHWGLGWMLMRWNGVSQYGHDGSIAGTLSLFRVFPERQVAIALLCNASDGGAFVRAVAAGLFQELVGVDFPKPPMPVARSFDLGAYAGRYERYFARVDVVVDGEELVCRAYGLDPVSGALTSPDPAQVFRLRPCSTSVFVEVGTGRPPQSIVFLAFDDSGVPQFLFAGARAMKRVGG; from the coding sequence TTGGGCGATGATGCGGGCAGGACGCCAGAGCAGAAAGCGTTGAGAGGTATAAATGGAGTGAGTCATGGAGGAGATTTTGCGCCCATTCGTCTTTCATTAGGGCCTTGGCCGCTCGAACTCCGATTAGATCAAGAGGTAGCGGTGCAATCGGCTTGGATGGACGATCTCGGGGCGCGATTGGCCGCGGAGATGCGGCGGCACAAGGTTCCCGGCGCATCGCTCGCGGTGCTGACCGGCGACAAGGTATATCTCGCTGCCGCCGGCGTTGCCGACATCGAAACGGGCTGCAATGTCACCAAGCAGACATCGTTCCCAATCGGCTCCACGACGAAAGCCATGACGGCGACGCTGGTCATGCAGTCGGTCGAACGCGGCCGCATCGATCTCGATGCTCCGGTGCAGCGCTATCTGCCTGACTTTCGGCTCGCGGGACCATCGCACGGGATAACTGTGCGCCATCTGCTCGCGCATACGAGCGGCATCAAGGGCGATTTCTTCATTGATGTCGGGGACGGCGACGATGCGCTGGCGCGCTATGTGACGGCGCTTCGCAATGTGCCGACGCTTTATGAGCCGGGCCGCTTCTACTCCTACTGCAATGCGGGCTACGCGGTTCTCGGCCGAATCTGCGAGGTCGTCGAACAGAGTGTTTGGGACGACCTGCTGAGGGATCGCCTGTTCGGGCCGGCGGGCATGGACCGATCCGCATCCCGGACGGTGGAGGCCGCCGCGCTCGACGCTGCCGCGGGCTATGACCGAGACGGTGGCGAATTGCGCCCGGCGGTCAAAAGCACGCGATCCAGCGGACCAGCCGGCTCGACCGTCATCGGCACGGCCGAAGATCTCATACGGTTCGCCCGTGTGCATCTCTTGGGCGGCACGACCGTTCTTCGCGACGATACGATTCTCGCCATGCAGGTGCCGCAGGTTCCGGTCCCCGGCGGATATTTCGCCGATCACTGGGGGCTGGGCTGGATGTTGATGCGATGGAACGGCGTGTCCCAGTATGGCCATGACGGCTCGATCGCCGGCACACTCAGCCTGTTCCGTGTGTTTCCCGAGCGCCAGGTCGCGATCGCGCTGCTCTGCAATGCCAGCGATGGCGGTGCCTTCGTCCGCGCCGTCGCGGCAGGGCTTTTTCAAGAACTCGTCGGTGTCGACTTTCCGAAACCGCCGATGCCCGTCGCGCGCTCGTTCGATCTCGGAGCGTATGCCGGCCGCTACGAGCGGTATTTCGCTCGTGTGGATGTGGTGGTGGATGGCGAAGAGCTTGTTTGCCGCGCTTATGGCCTCGATCCGGTATCGGGTGCGCTGACGTCGCCGGACCCGGCACAGGTCTTTCGGCTGAGGCCGTGTTCGACGAGCGTGTTCGTGGAAGTGGGGACGGGAAGGCCGCCGCAAAGCATCGTGTTTCTGGCGTTCGACGATTCCGGTGTGCCGCAATTCCTGTTCGCGGGGGCCAGAGCCATGAAGAGGGTCGGCGGGTGA